In Sedimenticola thiotaurini, the following proteins share a genomic window:
- the cobD gene encoding threonine-phosphate decarboxylase CobD — protein MLEHGGKLQDASQKYGIPLDQWIDLSTGINPRGWMPPRPPDSVWLRLPEEHDELEQVACSYYGCDSLLAVAGSQQAIQLLPTLRSRSKVGFVSPGYGEHPYAWKCHNHQVRPIAADEVERHLDEIDVLVLCNPNNPDGGLFTAAQLSAWHERLNARGGWLIVDEAFMDATPQWSLAKTVPLGGLIILRSLGKFFGLAGARVGFVLADNPLLLQMREKLGPWTIAGPSRWVAAKALADSEWQTKARQELGLAADRLKRLLSGAGLPPRGGTVLFQYVRHREAGQIAHLLAQEGILVRLFSEPASLRFGLPGTADEWARMEACFKRLFR, from the coding sequence TTGCTTGAGCACGGCGGAAAGCTGCAGGATGCCAGCCAGAAGTATGGTATTCCGCTGGATCAATGGATCGATCTCTCCACCGGGATCAATCCGCGCGGCTGGATGCCTCCCCGTCCACCGGACTCCGTCTGGCTCCGGCTGCCTGAAGAGCATGATGAACTGGAGCAGGTGGCGTGCAGCTATTATGGTTGCGATAGTCTGTTGGCTGTGGCCGGCTCCCAGCAGGCTATCCAGCTGCTTCCCACCCTCCGATCTCGCTCAAAAGTGGGATTTGTTTCACCCGGCTATGGCGAACATCCATACGCCTGGAAGTGTCATAACCATCAGGTACGCCCCATTGCCGCGGATGAAGTTGAGCGTCACCTGGATGAGATAGATGTACTGGTGCTGTGCAATCCAAACAATCCCGATGGAGGACTATTTACCGCAGCGCAGTTGTCGGCATGGCATGAACGACTCAACGCCCGGGGTGGGTGGCTGATAGTTGATGAGGCTTTTATGGATGCCACACCGCAGTGGAGTCTGGCAAAAACCGTCCCCTTGGGTGGCCTGATCATTCTTCGGTCACTGGGAAAGTTTTTTGGGCTGGCGGGAGCCAGAGTCGGTTTTGTGCTGGCTGACAATCCACTGCTTTTGCAGATGAGAGAGAAACTGGGGCCCTGGACTATTGCCGGTCCTTCCCGTTGGGTGGCGGCGAAAGCACTCGCCGACAGTGAATGGCAGACTAAAGCACGACAAGAACTTGGGTTGGCGGCAGACAGATTGAAAAGATTACTGTCCGGTGCCGGCCTGCCTCCCAGGGGAGGCACCGTGCTGTTTCAATACGTACGCCACAGGGAAGCCGGACAAATAGCCCATCTGCTGGCGCAGGAAGGAATTCTGGTCAGACTCTTTTCAGAACCCGCCTCACTGCGATTCGGTCTACCCGGTACAGCGGACGAATGGGCGCGGATGGAAGCCTGTTTCAAGCGACTCTTCCGTTAA
- a CDS encoding TIGR03013 family XrtA/PEP-CTERM system glycosyltransferase, whose product MQFEKEQPKQRRPETGKLPEGVAPDDTAEDRGVFSRFHSLRGKVRLFGHFYHAQFLLLAFVEYFSFVSVYLFATPLLNFQPAQATGTTQWAEAMFAGLILILTISSMGLYDTRQREGIKGALSRLLVAFFCGFLVIASLDALLPQFKNDPIYIGSFVLLAFVYSILLRIYFYKFVDGKILQRRVMVVGAGKRAASISKLRRKTDRRGFDLVGFVRTSGEETVQVDSTKLINIDDDIRKFAIQNQIDEIVIAPDDRRRKLPLDGLIDCRMSGIAIIDLLDFFERETEKIRLDLIQPSWLIYTDGFKRNILRATAKRTFDILISSLLLVVCSPLMVLTALAIMLESRGKGGVLYRQQRVGRDGKCFNLYKFRSMYTDAEKDGVARWAQKNDSRITRVGSFIRKYRLDELPQLWNIFVSDMSLVGPRPERPEFVEQLCKVNALYKERHRVTPGLAGWAQVSYPYGASKKDSMEKLQYDLYYVKNHGLLFDFYILVQTVEIVFFKKGVR is encoded by the coding sequence GTGCAGTTTGAGAAAGAACAACCGAAACAACGACGTCCCGAAACCGGGAAGTTGCCCGAAGGGGTAGCGCCCGACGACACAGCAGAGGATAGGGGGGTATTTTCGCGCTTTCACTCCCTCCGGGGAAAAGTAAGGCTATTCGGGCACTTTTATCATGCCCAGTTCCTGTTGCTTGCCTTTGTTGAGTATTTCTCCTTCGTCTCTGTCTATCTCTTTGCAACCCCACTTCTGAATTTCCAGCCGGCACAGGCGACCGGTACGACCCAATGGGCGGAAGCAATGTTCGCCGGCCTGATACTCATATTGACTATCTCATCCATGGGGCTGTATGACACCCGGCAGCGAGAGGGTATCAAGGGCGCACTATCGCGGCTCCTGGTGGCGTTTTTCTGCGGATTCCTGGTCATCGCGTCACTTGACGCCCTATTGCCGCAATTCAAAAATGATCCGATCTATATCGGCAGTTTTGTGTTGCTCGCCTTTGTTTATTCCATCCTGCTGAGAATCTATTTCTACAAATTTGTGGATGGAAAGATTCTCCAGCGTCGGGTAATGGTTGTTGGTGCCGGAAAGCGGGCCGCCTCTATTAGCAAACTGAGACGCAAGACGGATCGGCGTGGATTTGATCTGGTTGGATTTGTGCGGACCTCCGGTGAAGAGACCGTGCAAGTGGATAGCACTAAACTGATCAATATCGACGATGACATACGCAAATTTGCCATCCAGAATCAAATTGACGAAATCGTCATCGCCCCGGACGATAGACGCAGAAAACTACCACTTGATGGACTCATAGATTGCCGCATGAGCGGTATTGCCATTATCGATCTGCTGGATTTCTTTGAAAGGGAGACAGAAAAGATACGACTGGATCTGATCCAGCCTAGTTGGCTTATTTACACCGACGGTTTTAAACGGAATATTCTCCGTGCCACCGCCAAACGCACTTTCGATATCCTGATCAGCTCCCTGTTGCTGGTGGTCTGTTCCCCCCTGATGGTGCTTACCGCCCTGGCAATTATGTTGGAGAGTCGTGGAAAGGGCGGGGTACTGTATCGCCAGCAGCGTGTGGGCCGGGATGGAAAGTGTTTCAATCTCTATAAGTTCCGCAGTATGTATACGGATGCGGAGAAAGATGGCGTGGCCCGGTGGGCACAGAAGAACGATTCCCGAATCACCCGGGTTGGGTCATTTATCCGTAAGTACAGATTGGACGAACTGCCCCAGTTGTGGAACATTTTTGTCAGCGACATGAGTCTGGTTGGTCCGAGACCGGAACGTCCCGAGTTCGTGGAGCAGTTGTGCAAGGTAAATGCACTCTATAAAGAGCGCCATCGGGTGACCCCGGGGTTAGCTGGTTGGGCGCAGGTGAGCTATCCCTATGGCGCATCCAAGAAAGATTCTATGGAGAAACTACAGTACGACCTCTATTACGTGAAAAACCACGGTCTGCTGTTTGATTTCTACATTCTGGTACAGACCGTTGAGATCGTCTTTTTCAAGAAAGGTGTACGTTAG
- the prsR gene encoding PEP-CTERM-box response regulator transcription factor, with amino-acid sequence MADSSKYLLIVEDDVGLQSQLRWCFDDFEVLIAGDREEAITHIRRHQPAVVTLDLGLPPDPGGVSEGLATLEEILALAPSTKIIVVTGDNDRTNAVKAIALGAYDFCQKPVEPEILSLIVNRAYHVNTLEQENIKLQENQSKTPLNGIIASSPEMLKACRTVEKIAPSNITTLLLGASGTGKELFAQALHELSPRSDHKMVAINCAAIPANLLESELFGYEKGAFTGASKQTKGKIEYANGGTLFLDEIGDLPFDLQAKLLRFLQERTLERIGGREEIPIDVRIICATHQDIQNLIAEGRFREDLYYRISEVTIKIPSLKEREGDALLLAKAFLERFSKEYNQQINGFDKNAILAIEHYDWPGNVREIESRIKRAVIMAEGSLITLEDLELSTPDEEAMPLNLKQVRSEAEKKAILRALNHTDGNISETAKTLGITRPTLYSLMEKYGIKP; translated from the coding sequence GTGGCGGATTCAAGCAAATACCTGTTAATCGTTGAAGATGACGTTGGCCTGCAGAGTCAATTACGGTGGTGTTTTGACGACTTCGAGGTCCTGATTGCAGGAGACAGGGAAGAGGCCATCACGCACATCCGCCGTCACCAACCAGCGGTTGTCACTCTTGACCTGGGACTGCCCCCCGACCCCGGTGGAGTCAGTGAAGGTCTTGCAACCCTGGAGGAGATCCTGGCACTCGCCCCCAGCACCAAAATAATTGTTGTCACCGGCGATAATGACCGGACAAACGCCGTCAAAGCGATTGCACTCGGCGCCTATGACTTCTGCCAGAAACCGGTTGAACCTGAAATTCTGTCTCTGATAGTCAACCGCGCTTATCATGTCAATACGCTCGAACAGGAAAATATCAAGCTTCAGGAAAATCAATCAAAAACACCGCTCAATGGCATCATCGCAAGCAGTCCGGAAATGCTCAAAGCCTGCAGAACGGTTGAAAAAATCGCCCCATCGAACATAACAACACTGTTGCTGGGCGCCAGCGGCACTGGTAAAGAGTTATTTGCCCAGGCACTACACGAACTAAGCCCCCGTTCCGACCATAAAATGGTTGCAATCAACTGTGCCGCCATACCGGCCAATCTGCTGGAAAGCGAACTGTTCGGTTATGAGAAAGGCGCCTTTACCGGGGCATCCAAACAGACCAAGGGAAAAATTGAGTACGCCAATGGAGGTACTCTGTTCCTTGACGAAATCGGCGATCTCCCGTTCGACCTCCAGGCCAAACTACTCCGGTTTCTCCAGGAACGCACCCTGGAACGAATCGGTGGACGTGAAGAGATACCCATTGATGTCAGGATTATCTGCGCCACTCACCAGGACATACAGAACCTGATCGCGGAAGGCAGATTCAGGGAAGACCTCTATTATCGAATCAGCGAAGTGACGATAAAGATACCGTCACTGAAAGAGCGCGAGGGGGATGCCCTGTTACTGGCAAAAGCGTTTCTTGAACGTTTCAGCAAAGAGTATAACCAGCAGATCAATGGCTTCGATAAAAACGCCATACTTGCCATCGAACACTATGACTGGCCTGGGAATGTGCGCGAAATAGAGAGTCGGATTAAACGTGCCGTTATCATGGCGGAAGGTTCATTGATAACACTGGAAGACCTGGAACTCTCCACCCCTGACGAAGAGGCCATGCCGTTAAACCTGAAACAGGTGAGGAGTGAAGCGGAAAAGAAGGCGATTCTCCGCGCCTTGAATCACACAGACGGAAACATATCAGAGACGGCAAAAACGTTGGGCATTACGCGCCCAACGCTCTATAGCTTGATGGAAAAATACGGTATTAAACCCTGA
- the prsK gene encoding XrtA/PEP-CTERM system histidine kinase PrsK, with the protein MNIGFFSYLFAFLAYAALTVLLVTSWRGKSLGRLLIFASSFSALWAGISALSALSIITFPGILQPLELGRDTFWCLFLMKSVQSNSSQKISSVLRITPINLFFIFLLVASIITILMPLIAVTTSNTNLVSHDATLGIWVIFNIIALLLLEQLFRNSAVEQRWAIKHLCIGIGCIFAYDFFMFADALLFKQLNQELWNARGILNGLMVPLIAVSVARNPKWSLDIYISRNVVFQSITLMGAGIYLLVMASAGYYIRFYGGSWGSTLQIAFLSGTGALLLIILFSGTIRAKVRVYLSKHFFNYKYDYREEWLRFTQTLTESDEEVPVRIIRAMSALVDSTGGLLWIRRDNGQYELNSALNMPEPAMGITHAQDPLCAFLEKEQWLVDLDEYQRNPDIYVGFTPPEWLMAIKNGWLIVPLLFKNRVFGFIIMPHSQSQRSINWEDRDLLKMAGQQAASYLAQHLSEKALTQARQFEAFNRLSAYVVHDLKNILAQQSLIVSNAERHKHKPEFVDDVIATVRNSVKRMTNLMEQMKSGMRGNSSECIELGALLTETSAAHSARKPVPELKLPEQQLFIQADREQLTTVFGHIIQNAQDATPNDGHVTITVAPGSDQVVVEVRDTGTGMDQEFIKKRLFHPFDSTKGLTGMGIGVYESREYIRSLNGDINVESAPGEGALFRITLPCTRSAE; encoded by the coding sequence TTGAATATAGGATTTTTCAGTTATCTTTTTGCATTTCTCGCCTACGCCGCACTGACTGTCCTGCTGGTAACCTCCTGGCGTGGCAAATCCCTTGGTCGGTTATTGATATTCGCCAGCAGTTTTTCAGCGCTCTGGGCCGGCATATCGGCTCTTTCTGCCCTCTCGATCATTACTTTCCCCGGCATCCTGCAACCCCTGGAACTGGGCAGAGACACCTTCTGGTGCCTCTTTTTAATGAAAAGTGTTCAATCCAACAGCAGCCAGAAAATCAGCAGCGTGCTGCGAATCACCCCGATAAATCTGTTCTTTATCTTTCTCTTAGTGGCCAGCATCATAACGATTCTGATGCCGCTGATCGCGGTGACCACATCGAACACCAACCTGGTAAGCCATGACGCCACGCTGGGAATCTGGGTCATCTTCAATATCATTGCCCTGTTATTACTGGAGCAGCTGTTCAGGAATTCCGCTGTCGAACAACGCTGGGCGATCAAGCATCTCTGTATCGGGATAGGCTGCATATTTGCCTACGATTTTTTTATGTTTGCCGATGCACTGCTGTTTAAACAACTCAACCAGGAGCTGTGGAACGCCAGAGGCATACTTAACGGTCTGATGGTTCCGCTCATTGCAGTATCGGTGGCCCGCAACCCCAAGTGGTCTTTGGATATTTATATCTCACGGAATGTGGTTTTCCAGTCGATCACCCTGATGGGGGCCGGAATCTACCTGCTGGTCATGGCTTCAGCAGGTTACTACATCCGCTTTTACGGGGGGTCCTGGGGGTCAACGCTGCAAATTGCCTTCCTGAGCGGAACCGGTGCTCTCCTGCTGATCATCCTGTTTTCCGGGACTATTCGCGCCAAGGTGCGCGTCTACCTGAGCAAGCATTTCTTCAACTACAAGTACGACTACCGGGAAGAGTGGCTGCGATTTACCCAGACTCTTACTGAAAGTGACGAAGAGGTTCCGGTGCGGATTATCCGCGCTATGTCCGCCTTGGTGGACAGCACCGGGGGGCTGCTCTGGATCAGGCGCGACAACGGACAGTACGAACTGAACAGCGCTCTTAATATGCCTGAGCCGGCAATGGGTATCACTCACGCCCAGGACCCCCTGTGTGCTTTCCTGGAAAAGGAGCAGTGGCTGGTTGACCTGGATGAATATCAACGAAACCCCGATATCTACGTCGGCTTCACACCACCCGAGTGGCTGATGGCGATCAAAAACGGCTGGTTGATTGTCCCACTGTTATTCAAAAACAGGGTTTTCGGGTTCATCATCATGCCCCACTCCCAATCACAGCGCTCGATCAATTGGGAAGACCGGGATCTGCTGAAAATGGCCGGTCAACAGGCAGCCAGCTACCTGGCTCAACATCTGTCAGAGAAGGCGTTGACCCAGGCGCGGCAGTTTGAGGCATTTAATCGACTATCGGCCTACGTCGTCCATGATCTCAAGAATATTCTGGCCCAGCAGTCACTTATTGTGTCCAATGCTGAACGACACAAACATAAACCGGAGTTCGTTGACGATGTCATTGCCACTGTCAGAAACTCGGTTAAACGCATGACCAATCTCATGGAGCAGATGAAGAGCGGTATGCGGGGTAACAGTTCGGAGTGTATTGAACTTGGCGCACTGCTGACAGAGACAAGCGCCGCTCATTCGGCGAGAAAACCGGTACCCGAACTCAAACTTCCAGAGCAGCAACTATTTATCCAGGCGGACAGAGAGCAACTGACCACCGTATTCGGGCATATCATCCAGAATGCCCAGGATGCCACACCTAATGATGGACATGTTACCATCACTGTCGCGCCCGGTTCCGACCAGGTAGTGGTGGAAGTCCGGGACACGGGTACCGGCATGGACCAGGAGTTTATAAAAAAACGGCTGTTCCACCCCTTTGATTCGACCAAGGGGCTGACCGGGATGGGGATCGGCGTCTATGAGAGTCGTGAATACATCCGTAGTCTAAATGGCGATATCAACGTGGAAAGCGCACCCGGAGAGGGCGCTCTGTTCCGCATCACCCTACCCTGCACCCGGTCAGCAGAGTAG
- a CDS encoding SDR family oxidoreductase encodes MSEFMRVRDELRDNPRTWLITGVAGFIGSNLLEELLQLDQTVVGMDNFATGHQHNLDKVRGLVGEARWERFTFHELDIREIEHCRTAVQGVDYVLHQAALGSVPRSIHDPLTTNDTNSTGFLNMLVAARDAEVKRFVYAASSSTYGDHPGLPKQEDLIGKPLSPYAVTKYVNELYADVFARTYGTESIGLRYFNVFGPRQDPKGAYAAVIPRWIEELYRGETCRINGDGETSRDFCFISNTVQMNLLAATTANPDAVNQVYNVAVGTRTTLNQLFDEIRGRIALRHEKVAQAQPEYVDFRAGDVRHSLADISKASKLLGYAPSHNLQQGLDVTTEWFLDEFESGS; translated from the coding sequence ATGTCTGAATTTATGCGAGTTCGGGATGAACTTCGGGATAATCCACGTACCTGGTTGATTACAGGTGTCGCCGGATTTATCGGTTCAAATTTGCTGGAAGAGCTGTTGCAGCTCGATCAGACAGTGGTAGGGATGGACAACTTTGCCACTGGCCATCAACACAATCTGGATAAGGTACGTGGGCTGGTAGGAGAAGCCAGGTGGGAGCGGTTTACTTTCCATGAGCTGGATATCAGGGAGATAGAACACTGTCGAACCGCAGTTCAGGGGGTCGACTACGTACTACACCAGGCCGCACTCGGTAGTGTACCTCGCTCGATTCATGATCCGCTAACCACCAATGACACCAACAGTACCGGTTTCCTCAATATGCTGGTCGCCGCCAGGGATGCCGAAGTAAAACGTTTTGTTTACGCTGCTTCGTCCTCCACCTATGGAGATCATCCCGGATTGCCGAAACAGGAGGATCTGATCGGCAAGCCCCTGTCTCCCTATGCGGTGACAAAATATGTTAACGAACTGTATGCGGATGTGTTTGCCAGAACCTATGGTACTGAATCCATCGGCCTGCGGTATTTCAATGTGTTCGGACCCCGCCAGGATCCCAAAGGTGCCTATGCGGCCGTCATACCTCGCTGGATCGAAGAGCTCTACCGTGGAGAGACCTGTCGGATCAACGGAGATGGGGAGACGTCACGGGACTTCTGTTTTATCAGCAATACAGTGCAGATGAATCTGCTTGCCGCCACCACGGCGAATCCGGATGCTGTCAACCAGGTTTATAATGTGGCCGTTGGCACCCGCACAACGCTTAACCAGCTGTTTGATGAGATCAGGGGACGCATCGCACTGCGTCACGAAAAGGTTGCCCAGGCACAGCCGGAATATGTCGACTTCCGTGCGGGTGATGTGCGTCACTCACTGGCCGATATTTCCAAAGCATCGAAGCTGCTGGGTTATGCGCCAAGCCACAATCTGCAACAGGGACTGGACGTTACTACCGAGTGGTTTCTAGATGAATTTGAGTCTGGATCCTGA
- a CDS encoding nucleotide sugar dehydrogenase, giving the protein MDKIAVVGLGYVGLPLAVAFGKKRDTIGYDLDERKLTNYRNGFDPSGEVEPEDLVAATHLAYTSDPSRLSEADIVVVAVPTPIDHARKPDLSPVIGACRTLAANLKPGATVVFESTVYPGCTEEVCVPIIEQVSGMKWAGKDGVDSGARDSGFYIGYSPERINPGDKENRLETIVKVVSGDTPTTQDLVAELYGSVVTAGVCRAATIKVAEAAKVIENTQRDLNIALMNELAMIFHKMDIDTVDVLEAAGTKWNFLPFRPGLVGGHCIGVDPYYLTYKAEAVGYHPQVILAGRKTNDGMGKYIAEQTVKRMIRAGHSVNGADVIILGLTFKENCPDLRNSRVVDIIDELKSYNCNVHVTDPLADPQEAVHEYGVELKSWDQLPQAQAVILAVAHNEYQALSVSDFRAIMQDNTVVMDVKSKLDRQGFAAAGIELWRL; this is encoded by the coding sequence ATGGATAAAATAGCAGTCGTAGGCCTTGGATATGTCGGATTACCACTGGCGGTTGCATTTGGTAAAAAGCGCGACACTATTGGATATGATCTGGATGAACGGAAACTGACTAATTATCGGAATGGATTTGATCCGAGCGGTGAGGTAGAGCCGGAGGACCTGGTGGCTGCCACCCATTTGGCGTATACCAGCGATCCATCCCGCTTGTCTGAGGCAGACATAGTCGTGGTCGCTGTTCCGACCCCTATTGATCATGCCAGGAAACCGGATCTTTCCCCCGTCATCGGCGCCTGTCGCACACTGGCAGCAAACCTGAAGCCTGGCGCCACCGTTGTGTTTGAGTCCACTGTTTATCCCGGGTGTACTGAAGAGGTGTGTGTTCCCATCATTGAGCAGGTCTCGGGTATGAAGTGGGCCGGTAAGGATGGCGTGGACAGTGGCGCTCGGGATAGTGGATTCTATATCGGTTATTCACCGGAACGTATCAATCCGGGTGACAAGGAGAATCGGCTTGAGACTATTGTGAAAGTTGTCTCCGGTGACACGCCAACCACCCAGGATCTGGTTGCGGAGCTGTATGGAAGTGTTGTCACTGCCGGCGTTTGTCGTGCTGCCACTATCAAGGTAGCTGAGGCCGCCAAGGTTATTGAAAATACCCAGCGTGATCTGAATATCGCCCTGATGAATGAGCTGGCGATGATTTTCCACAAGATGGATATCGATACTGTCGATGTGCTTGAGGCTGCCGGCACCAAGTGGAATTTTCTCCCTTTCCGCCCGGGACTGGTCGGCGGGCACTGTATTGGTGTAGACCCCTATTATCTGACCTATAAGGCAGAGGCTGTGGGCTATCATCCCCAGGTGATCCTTGCCGGGCGCAAGACCAATGACGGTATGGGCAAGTATATTGCCGAACAGACAGTAAAACGGATGATCCGCGCCGGCCATTCGGTCAATGGCGCCGATGTGATTATTCTTGGTTTGACTTTCAAAGAGAACTGTCCGGATCTGCGAAACTCGCGGGTTGTGGACATTATTGATGAACTGAAAAGCTACAACTGCAATGTGCATGTGACTGATCCACTCGCGGATCCGCAAGAGGCTGTGCATGAGTATGGAGTCGAACTGAAAAGCTGGGATCAACTACCCCAGGCCCAGGCGGTTATTCTGGCGGTTGCCCATAATGAGTACCAGGCGCTTTCGGTTTCTGATTTCAGAGCCATCATGCAGGACAATACGGTAGTCATGGATGTGAAATCCAAGCTGGATCGCCAAGGGTTCGCGGCAGCAGGGATAGAACTCTGGAGATTGTGA
- a CDS encoding ExeA family protein, which translates to MYEQFYNLTEDPFRLNPNSKPCFRHGSYNHAKTYMHYALHRGEGVVLVTGRSGTGKTALLRDFIQTIKSESVVTADLVSTQLQAADLIRMIAFSFGIDRLTGSENEVIAELERHLSGMHYLGKRPLLLIDEAQNLETEALRKIQLLMELCWKSEPLLQIFLIGRESLHELLLSDRLKALYAQINAAIRLEPLDQQSTGEYIQHRLKQVGWNNDPQLSEDIYPLIFSHSHGIPRLINLICSQMLLYGMTEQQHHIGPADIREVLQQMRDDQILPTPLQQVTA; encoded by the coding sequence ATGTATGAACAGTTTTATAATCTGACCGAGGATCCTTTTCGACTGAACCCGAATAGCAAGCCCTGCTTCAGACATGGTAGTTACAATCACGCAAAGACCTATATGCACTATGCCCTGCACCGGGGCGAAGGGGTGGTTCTTGTTACCGGCAGGTCGGGTACCGGAAAAACCGCCCTGCTGAGAGATTTTATCCAGACCATCAAGAGTGAATCAGTCGTCACCGCCGATCTGGTATCCACCCAGTTGCAGGCTGCTGACCTGATCAGAATGATCGCCTTCAGTTTCGGTATTGACAGACTGACAGGCAGCGAAAACGAGGTGATTGCAGAACTGGAGCGACATCTGTCTGGTATGCATTACCTTGGGAAGCGTCCCCTGCTGCTTATCGATGAAGCCCAGAATCTGGAAACAGAAGCGTTACGCAAGATCCAACTGTTGATGGAGTTGTGCTGGAAATCGGAGCCCCTCCTGCAAATTTTTCTTATTGGTAGGGAGAGTCTCCATGAGTTGTTGCTGTCAGATCGCCTCAAAGCACTCTACGCCCAGATAAATGCCGCCATCCGCCTTGAGCCCCTTGATCAACAAAGTACCGGGGAATATATCCAGCACCGACTCAAGCAGGTGGGCTGGAACAATGATCCCCAGTTGTCTGAAGATATTTATCCGCTCATTTTCAGCCACAGTCACGGTATTCCACGCCTGATCAATCTGATCTGCAGTCAAATGCTACTGTACGGCATGACTGAACAGCAGCACCATATCGGTCCGGCCGATATCCGGGAAGTGTTACAACAGATGCGTGATGACCAGATATTACCAACTCCCCTTCAACAGGTAACTGCTTGA